The Bombus pascuorum chromosome 11, iyBomPasc1.1, whole genome shotgun sequence genome has a window encoding:
- the LOC132911686 gene encoding carboxypeptidase Q-like, translating to MFSSIKFLIITWLFRLQFMTALESVETNSVNTCDLPQSLIQEIDSYEPFVHAIINETLYGSFKGTTWNELAYFVDTFGPRFTGTAVLERSIDYVLNKSLEFGLDNVHGESVSVPHWVRGKESATLLKPRHKNIALLGLGYSVGTPPDGITAKAIVVNSFKELEERKHEVRGKIVVFNEKYVSYGETVKYRSQGATEASKHGAVAALIRSVTPYSLYSPHTGMQSYGENVTKIPVACITVEDATLLRRMSDRGAILEINLKMQAKTLPNKVSRNVIAELKGSKTPEKVVVISGHIDSWDVGQGAMDDGGGAFISWQALKLLKHLNYKPRRTVRMIMWTAEELGTVGADHYIKNHKSEEKDLQFVLESDLGTFEPLGFEVTGTEEVMCILKRIMKLFSIVGDMKLRNPSGGPDIASWVDAGVPGGSLWTQDEQYFYYHHTNADTMLVEDPEALDKGTALFAALSYVLAELSVDLPRHK from the exons ATGTTTTCAtccataaaatttttaataatcacaTGGCTCTTCCGACTACAATTTATGACAGCACTGGAGAGTGTTGAAACAAACAGCGTTAATACGTGTGATCTGCCGCAGAGCCTTATACAAGAGATAGATTCGTACGAACCCTTTGTTCACGCTATAATAAATGAGACTTTATACGGATCGTTCAAAGGAACGACTTGGAATGAATTAGCTTACTTCGTTGACACGTTTGGTCCGAGATTTACTGGTACTGCAGTGCTAGAGCGTTCCATTGATTATGTGTTAAATAAATCTCTGGAGTTTGGTTTGGATAACGTACACGGTGAATCCGTTAGTGTGCCACATTGGGTCAG AGGAAAGGAATCAGCGACACTTTTAAAGCCaagacataaaaatattgctcTTCTGGGGTTAGGTTACAGTGTTGGAACTCCACCCGACGGAATAACCGCAAAGGCTATCGTCGTGAACAGCTTCAAAGAacttgaagaaagaaaacacgag GTCCGAGGAAAGATCGttgtatttaatgaaaaatatgtttcgtATGGTGAAACGGTAAAGTATCGAAGCCAAGGAGCAACAGAAGCATCGAAACATGGTGCTGTTGCTGCTTTAATTAGATCAGTTACACCATATTCTTTGTATTCCCCACATACTGGTATGCAATCGTACGGCGAGAATGTGACTAAAATTCCGGTAGCTTGTATCACGGTTGAAGATGCCACCTTGTTGAGAAGGATGTCTGATAGAG gtgcaattttagaaataaatttaaaaatgcagGCGAAAACTTTGCCGAACAAAGTATCGCGAAATGTAATAGCTGAATTAAAAGGTTCCAAAACACCGGAGAAAGTTGTAGTTATATCTGGTCACATCGACAGTTGGGACGTTGGTCAGGGCGCAATGGACGACGGCGGTGGTGCATTTATTTCGTGGCAagcattaaaattattgaaacacCTTAATTATAAACCACGACGAACAGTAAG AATGATCATGTGGACGGCCGAAGAACTTGGAACCGTAGGAGCTGATCATTATATCAAGAATCATAAAAGCGAAGAGAAGGATTTACAGTTCGTGTTGGAATCGGATTTGGGCACGTTCGAGCCATTAGGTTTTGAAGTTACCGGAACCGAAGAAGTCATGTGCATCCTAAAAAGAATCATGAA gcTGTTCTCTATTGTGGGAGATATGAAGCTTCGTAATCCCAGCGGCGGCCCTGATATCGCTTCTTGGGTAGACGCAGGGGTACCAGGAGGTTCTCTTTGGACTCAAGACGAACAATACTTTTATTACCATCATACGAATGCGGATACCATGTTAGTTGAAGATCCGGAAGCTCTTGATAAAGGAACAGCCCTATTTGCAGCACTATCTTATGTACTTGCGGAGCTTAGCGTCGATCTTCCACGTCACAAGTGa